The following are encoded together in the Culex pipiens pallens isolate TS chromosome 1, TS_CPP_V2, whole genome shotgun sequence genome:
- the LOC120414186 gene encoding SET domain-containing protein SmydA-8-like isoform X1: MVNVDVCAVCGIPAAGQRCSGCQQVSYCGKDHQRQHWKQLHRKECRCYKATQNSTLGRHLVATRSIRSGEVIFREPPIIVGPKTASVPVCLGCHRNLDATKQFNNCQHCGWPMCGSSCETSRYHREECRLLAAKSYLPQIGFDECNPGKKYSAYCTIVPLRAILLKRRDPQLWAKVVSMESHLETRKNTPLYAAIRSNVVPFVRGVLGLQTEASEEELMGVAGIFDTNSFEIRIPEKSIKIRALYELGALMNHCCQPNTRHYFDEEFNLVMIAAVDIPKGEMISISYAQPLQATIQRRFTIKQAKCFECCCHRCSDPTEFRTYAGSIVCPQCSKSMVVAVNPLDFRSDWRCEDKKCSYRESAQQYITRNEAFRAEIGQLSCGAGPDGYECLLDRFQSTSLLHPWNTNVLQVKYALTQLYGGGGPGGINLQDLSEKQLRRKVELCVDLLEVANQLEPGMSPFRTKLLQDLRDALEAMKSISGSSFNSAPAIVVHHPGASWKTQKLNVSGAIANKHATTQPTSLETMSQRLERVEGELSRMMESDPTLSEASQGCRL, encoded by the exons GCAACCCAGAACTCAACCCTCGGTCGTCACCTGGTGGCAACCCGGTCAATCCGCAGCGGTGAGGTTATTTTCCGCGAACCGCCAATCATTGTGGGCCCCAAAACGGCCAGCGTTCCGGTCTGCTTGGGCTGCCACAGAAATTTGGATGCCACGAAG cAGTTCAACAACTGCCAGCACTGCGGCTGGCCCATGTGCGGTTCGAGCTGCGAAACGAGCCGGTACCATCGGGAAGAGTGTCGGCTACTGGCCGCCAAGAGCTACCTGCCGCAAATTGGTTTCGATGAGTGCAATCCCGGCAAAAAGTACTCCGCGTACTGCACGATAGTTCCACTGCGAGCCATTTTGCTCAAGCGAAGGGATCCGCAGCTGTGGGCAAAAGTGGTTTCGATGGAATCCCACCTTGAAACGCGCAAAAACACGCCACTGTACGCCGCAATCCGGTCCAATGTGGTGCCGTTTGTCCGTGGGGTGCTAGGCCTTCAGACGGAAGCTAGTGAAGAGGAATTGATGGGAGTCGCTGGGATTTTCGATACCAATAGTTTTGAAATAAGAATTCCGGAGAAATCCATCAAGATACGTGCCTTGTACGAATTGGGCGCTCTGATGAATCACTGCTGCCAACCGAATACCAGGCATTACTTTGATGAGGAGTTCAACCTGGTGATGATTGCGGCCG TGGACATTCCCAAGGGCGAAATGATTTCTATTTCGTACGCCCAACCCCTGCAGGCCACCATCCAGCGTCGATTCACCATCAAACAGGCAAAATGCTTCGAGTGTTGCTGCCATCGATGCTCGGATCCAACCGAGTTCCGCACCTATGCCGGTTCCATCGTCTGTCCGCAGTGCAGCAAATCCATG GTGGTGGCCGTCAACCCCCTTGATTTCCGATCCGACTGGAGGTGTGAGGACAAAAAGTGCTCCTACCGTGAGTCCGCCCAGCAGTACATCACCCGGAACGAAGCATTTCGGGCTGAAATAGGCCAATTGTCCTGCGGTGCCGGTCCAGACGGGTACGAATGTCTTCTTGACAGGTTTCAATCAACGTCCCTGCTTCATCCCTGGAATACCAATGTGCTGCAGGTGAAGTACGCACTCACCCAGCTGTACGGGGGAGGTGGACCAGGTGGAATCAATCTTCAAG ATCTTTCCGAGAAACAACTGCGACGAAAGGTGGAACTCTGCGTGGATCTGCTGGAGGTGGCTAATCAACTAGAGCCAGGAATGAGTCCGTTTCGTACGAAACTACTACAGGACTTACGTGATGCTCTCGAGGCGATGAAAAGCATTTCTGGAAGCTCGTTCAACAGCGCACCAGCCATCGTGGTTCATCATCCGGGCGCTTCTTGGAAAACACAAAAACTCAACGTCTCCGGAGCAATTGCTAATAAGCATGCAACG ACTCAACCTACATCACTCGAAACCATGAGCCAACGGCTGGAACGCGTCGAGGGTGAACTTTCCAGAATGATGGAGTCTGATCCAACCCTTTCGGAAGCCAGCCAAGGATGCCGCCTCTAG
- the LOC120414186 gene encoding SET domain-containing protein SmydA-8-like isoform X2, giving the protein MVNVDVCAVCGIPAAGQRCSGCQQVSYCGKDHQRQHWKQLHRKECRCYKATQNSTLGRHLVATRSIRSGEVIFREPPIIVGPKTASVPVCLGCHRNLDATKFNNCQHCGWPMCGSSCETSRYHREECRLLAAKSYLPQIGFDECNPGKKYSAYCTIVPLRAILLKRRDPQLWAKVVSMESHLETRKNTPLYAAIRSNVVPFVRGVLGLQTEASEEELMGVAGIFDTNSFEIRIPEKSIKIRALYELGALMNHCCQPNTRHYFDEEFNLVMIAAVDIPKGEMISISYAQPLQATIQRRFTIKQAKCFECCCHRCSDPTEFRTYAGSIVCPQCSKSMVVAVNPLDFRSDWRCEDKKCSYRESAQQYITRNEAFRAEIGQLSCGAGPDGYECLLDRFQSTSLLHPWNTNVLQVKYALTQLYGGGGPGGINLQDLSEKQLRRKVELCVDLLEVANQLEPGMSPFRTKLLQDLRDALEAMKSISGSSFNSAPAIVVHHPGASWKTQKLNVSGAIANKHATTQPTSLETMSQRLERVEGELSRMMESDPTLSEASQGCRL; this is encoded by the exons GCAACCCAGAACTCAACCCTCGGTCGTCACCTGGTGGCAACCCGGTCAATCCGCAGCGGTGAGGTTATTTTCCGCGAACCGCCAATCATTGTGGGCCCCAAAACGGCCAGCGTTCCGGTCTGCTTGGGCTGCCACAGAAATTTGGATGCCACGAAG TTCAACAACTGCCAGCACTGCGGCTGGCCCATGTGCGGTTCGAGCTGCGAAACGAGCCGGTACCATCGGGAAGAGTGTCGGCTACTGGCCGCCAAGAGCTACCTGCCGCAAATTGGTTTCGATGAGTGCAATCCCGGCAAAAAGTACTCCGCGTACTGCACGATAGTTCCACTGCGAGCCATTTTGCTCAAGCGAAGGGATCCGCAGCTGTGGGCAAAAGTGGTTTCGATGGAATCCCACCTTGAAACGCGCAAAAACACGCCACTGTACGCCGCAATCCGGTCCAATGTGGTGCCGTTTGTCCGTGGGGTGCTAGGCCTTCAGACGGAAGCTAGTGAAGAGGAATTGATGGGAGTCGCTGGGATTTTCGATACCAATAGTTTTGAAATAAGAATTCCGGAGAAATCCATCAAGATACGTGCCTTGTACGAATTGGGCGCTCTGATGAATCACTGCTGCCAACCGAATACCAGGCATTACTTTGATGAGGAGTTCAACCTGGTGATGATTGCGGCCG TGGACATTCCCAAGGGCGAAATGATTTCTATTTCGTACGCCCAACCCCTGCAGGCCACCATCCAGCGTCGATTCACCATCAAACAGGCAAAATGCTTCGAGTGTTGCTGCCATCGATGCTCGGATCCAACCGAGTTCCGCACCTATGCCGGTTCCATCGTCTGTCCGCAGTGCAGCAAATCCATG GTGGTGGCCGTCAACCCCCTTGATTTCCGATCCGACTGGAGGTGTGAGGACAAAAAGTGCTCCTACCGTGAGTCCGCCCAGCAGTACATCACCCGGAACGAAGCATTTCGGGCTGAAATAGGCCAATTGTCCTGCGGTGCCGGTCCAGACGGGTACGAATGTCTTCTTGACAGGTTTCAATCAACGTCCCTGCTTCATCCCTGGAATACCAATGTGCTGCAGGTGAAGTACGCACTCACCCAGCTGTACGGGGGAGGTGGACCAGGTGGAATCAATCTTCAAG ATCTTTCCGAGAAACAACTGCGACGAAAGGTGGAACTCTGCGTGGATCTGCTGGAGGTGGCTAATCAACTAGAGCCAGGAATGAGTCCGTTTCGTACGAAACTACTACAGGACTTACGTGATGCTCTCGAGGCGATGAAAAGCATTTCTGGAAGCTCGTTCAACAGCGCACCAGCCATCGTGGTTCATCATCCGGGCGCTTCTTGGAAAACACAAAAACTCAACGTCTCCGGAGCAATTGCTAATAAGCATGCAACG ACTCAACCTACATCACTCGAAACCATGAGCCAACGGCTGGAACGCGTCGAGGGTGAACTTTCCAGAATGATGGAGTCTGATCCAACCCTTTCGGAAGCCAGCCAAGGATGCCGCCTCTAG